One part of the Desulfonema ishimotonii genome encodes these proteins:
- a CDS encoding FAD-dependent oxidoreductase, whose amino-acid sequence MNKSQYHKISGKKDGVRIDSRVLEEHIQDAVAHGHRFLEVEAYGQHGIGGRLWKAGNETVHVRIEGPCGQRVGSLGYPNTFIEIAGPASDDVGWLNSGATIVVRGHAANGVANGMAQGKVYVSGNIGSRGMTMTKQNPRFEPPELWVLGSVGDYFGEFMAGGVAVICGYDAQTPDNVLGYRPMVGMVGGRVFFRGPHNGFSQNDAKMIPISDQEWKWLLQNMKIYLEHIGKTELLEKLSDREQWQLLMSRSPQERLTRNIRAMNSFHQEIWDKELGRGGLVGDLTDIDRSPIPLIPTGRLRRYVPIWENKKYLAPCEASCPTGIPVQERWKLIREGRVDEAVDLALAYTPFPATVCGYLCPNLCMQSCTRQTLMMAPVDVTQLGRASISAHMPELPELSGKKIAVIGGGPAGISVAWHLRQNGHEAVIYDTSKVLGGKMSSLIPESRIPGEVLSKELERLRKVIPHVHLQQKLKKKDFEQLREDFDFIVIATGSQTPRILPVPGKERLITANDFLAGAKENRAKVGKRVVVIGAGNVGCDVATEAARLGAEDITLIDVQEPASFGREREHAEAIDARFRWPCFTREITAEGVTLTTGEIIPADTVFISIGDVPDIEFLPENIRTERGFVMVNEYYQTTDVKIFAIGDIVRPGLLTDAIGAGRKAAGTILDILNGKRPSGESRRMIDYARVTLEYFDPRITAFEDMDACGTQCSSCGACRDCGMCVTICPQVAISRREAADETGYEYVVDENRCIGCGFCAAACPCGIWDLMENEPLE is encoded by the coding sequence ATGAATAAGAGTCAATACCATAAAATTTCTGGAAAAAAAGACGGTGTGCGGATTGATTCGCGGGTGCTGGAGGAACATATCCAGGACGCGGTCGCCCACGGACACCGGTTCCTGGAGGTCGAGGCCTATGGCCAGCACGGCATCGGCGGCAGGCTGTGGAAGGCGGGGAACGAAACCGTCCATGTCAGAATCGAGGGCCCCTGCGGCCAGCGCGTGGGGTCTCTGGGGTATCCCAACACCTTCATCGAGATCGCCGGGCCGGCCTCGGACGATGTGGGCTGGCTTAACAGCGGGGCCACCATCGTGGTCCGGGGCCATGCGGCCAACGGCGTGGCCAACGGCATGGCCCAGGGCAAGGTCTATGTCAGCGGCAATATCGGCTCCCGCGGCATGACCATGACCAAGCAGAACCCCCGTTTTGAGCCGCCGGAGCTGTGGGTTCTCGGCTCGGTCGGCGACTATTTCGGCGAATTCATGGCCGGCGGGGTGGCCGTCATCTGCGGATACGACGCCCAGACCCCGGACAATGTGCTGGGATACCGGCCCATGGTCGGAATGGTGGGCGGCAGGGTCTTCTTCCGGGGGCCGCACAACGGGTTCAGCCAGAACGACGCCAAGATGATCCCCATCTCGGATCAGGAGTGGAAATGGCTGCTCCAGAATATGAAAATTTACCTGGAGCATATCGGCAAAACAGAGCTTCTGGAAAAACTGTCAGACCGGGAGCAGTGGCAGTTGCTGATGTCCCGGTCCCCCCAGGAGCGTCTGACCCGCAATATCCGGGCCATGAACTCTTTTCACCAGGAGATCTGGGACAAGGAACTGGGCCGGGGCGGACTTGTCGGCGACCTGACCGATATCGACCGCAGCCCCATTCCGCTCATCCCCACCGGCCGCCTGCGGCGGTATGTTCCGATATGGGAAAATAAAAAATATCTGGCCCCGTGCGAGGCCTCCTGCCCCACCGGGATTCCGGTCCAGGAGCGGTGGAAGCTGATCCGGGAGGGGCGGGTGGACGAAGCCGTGGATCTGGCCCTGGCCTACACACCGTTTCCGGCCACGGTCTGCGGCTATCTCTGCCCCAACCTCTGTATGCAGTCCTGTACCCGTCAGACCCTGATGATGGCCCCCGTGGACGTGACCCAACTGGGCAGGGCCAGCATCAGCGCCCATATGCCGGAACTGCCGGAACTGAGCGGCAAAAAAATCGCCGTTATCGGGGGGGGGCCTGCGGGCATCTCCGTGGCCTGGCACCTTCGCCAGAACGGACATGAGGCGGTGATCTATGACACGTCCAAGGTGCTGGGCGGAAAGATGTCCTCGCTCATTCCCGAAAGCCGTATTCCCGGCGAGGTTCTCTCCAAAGAGCTGGAGCGGCTCCGGAAGGTGATCCCCCACGTTCACCTTCAGCAGAAGCTGAAAAAAAAGGATTTCGAGCAGCTCCGGGAGGATTTTGATTTCATCGTTATTGCCACCGGCTCCCAGACGCCGAGAATCCTGCCGGTTCCGGGCAAGGAGCGCCTGATCACCGCCAACGATTTTCTGGCCGGGGCCAAGGAGAACCGGGCGAAGGTCGGCAAGCGGGTTGTGGTCATCGGGGCCGGGAATGTGGGCTGTGATGTGGCCACGGAGGCCGCCCGTCTGGGGGCTGAGGATATCACCCTGATTGACGTTCAGGAACCGGCCTCCTTCGGCCGGGAACGGGAACACGCAGAGGCCATCGACGCCAGGTTCCGGTGGCCCTGCTTTACCCGGGAAATCACAGCAGAAGGGGTGACGCTGACAACCGGCGAGATCATTCCGGCGGATACGGTATTTATTTCCATCGGCGACGTACCGGATATCGAATTCCTCCCGGAAAATATCCGCACCGAACGCGGCTTTGTGATGGTCAACGAATACTATCAGACCACCGACGTGAAAATCTTTGCCATCGGCGATATCGTCCGTCCGGGTCTGCTGACCGACGCCATCGGTGCAGGCCGGAAGGCTGCCGGAACCATTCTCGATATCCTGAACGGAAAACGGCCTTCCGGAGAAAGCCGCCGCATGATCGACTACGCGCGGGTGACACTGGAGTATTTTGACCCCCGGATTACGGCCTTTGAGGATATGGATGCCTGCGGCACCCAGTGTTCCTCCTGCGGGGCCTGCCGGGATTGCGGCATGTGCGTCACGATCTGTCCCCAGGTGGCCATCAGCCGGCGGGAAGCAGCCGATGAGACGGGGTACGAATACGTGGTGGATGAAAACCGGTGTATCGGCTGCGGGTTCTGTGCCGCTGCCTGTCCCTGTGGCATCTGGGATCTGATGGAGAACGAGCCGCTGGAATAG